The following is a genomic window from Bordetella petrii.
TCCTTTGCGAACTCAACCAGGCAGCCGTTCTATTGACTGGTCGGCCAATTGCGCCAGCAATGTTTGCAGTGGCCCCTGAGGCAGCACCAGTTCTGGCGCCAGCTCGCCCAGCGGCGCCAGCACGAAGGCGCGCTGGTGCATGCGCGGGTGGGGCAGGCACAGGCGCGGCGTGTCCATGGCGGTGTCACCGTATAGCAGCAGGTCCAGGTCCAGCGTGCGCGGGGCGTTCTTGTAGGGCCGTTCGCGGCCGTGGCGGGTTTCCAGCGCCTGCAGCGCGTCCAACAACGCCA
Proteins encoded in this region:
- a CDS encoding 2-amino-4-hydroxy-6-hydroxymethyldihydropteridine diphosphokinase; the protein is MTHTARAYIGLGANLGDAQATLRAVLHELAATPGILACRSSSLYRSAPVDAAGPDFINAVAAIDTTLAPLALLDALQALETRHGRERPYKNAPRTLDLDLLLYGDTAMDTPRLCLPHPRMHQRAFVLAPLGELAPELVLPQGPLQTLLAQLADQSIERLPG